The following nucleotide sequence is from Microvirgula aerodenitrificans DSM 15089.
AGCGCCGGATCTAATTGGGAGAATGTGAGAAATCATGGCACGTTATACTGGTCCGAAATGTAAACTGGCTCGTCGTGAAGGCACCGACCTCTTCCTGAAGAGTGCTCGCCGTTCGATCGACAGCAAATGCAAACTCGAAAGCCGCCCCGGCCAACACGGTGCTAAACAGCCGCGTCTGTCCGACTACGGTGTGCACCTGCGCGAAAAGCAAAAGATCCGTCGTATCTACGGCGTTCTGGAGCGTCAATTCCGCAAATACTTCGCTGAAGCCGAGCGCCGCAAGGGCTCGACTGGCGAAAACCTGCTCCAGATTCTTGAGTCGCGTCTGGACAACGTCGTCTACCGCATGGGCTACGGTTCGACCCGTGCCGAAGCACGTCAGCTGGTCAGCCACAAGGCCATCACGGTCAACGGCCAGGTGGTGAACATCGCTTCGTTCCAGGTCAAGACGGGTGACGTCGTTGCCGTTCGCGAAAAGGCCCGGAAACAGGCTCGTATCGCCGAAGCGGTCGCGCTCGCTGAACAGATTGGTTTCCCGGGCTGGCTGACGGTCGATTCCAAGAAACTGGAAGGTACGTTCAAGAACGCACCGGAGCGCTCCGAACTGTCTAGCGATATCAACGAGCAACTTGTGGTCGAGTTCTACTCCAAGTAATCGCTAGCCAAAAGGAACCACTATGCAAAACAGCGCTTCGGAATTTCTCAAGCCGCGTCTGATTGACGTGCAGCCGGTCTCGGCCTCGCAAGCGCGTGTGGCCATGGAGCCGTTCGAGCGTGGGTACGCCTATACGCTCGGTAACGCCCTGCGCCGCATTCTGCTGTCGTCGATGCCCGGCTTCGCTCCGACCGAAGTGTCTATCGCTGGCGTTTTGCATGAGTACTCCGCACTGGACGGGGTTCGGGAAGATGTCGTAGACATCCTCCTGAACCTTAAAGGTGTGGTGTTGAAACTGCATGGTCGTGAGTCGGTTCTGCTTGCTCTCAAGAAAGAGGGCGAGGGCCCGGTTCTGGCCAGCGATATCGATTTGCCGCACGACGTCGAGGTGGTGAACCCCGACCACGTCATCTGCAACCTGGCAGCTGGCGGCAAGATCGACATGGAGATCAAGGTCGAGAAGGGCCGTGGCTATCAGCCGGCTCCGGTTCGGATCAAGCAGGATGACAAC
It contains:
- the rpsD gene encoding 30S ribosomal protein S4, translated to MARYTGPKCKLARREGTDLFLKSARRSIDSKCKLESRPGQHGAKQPRLSDYGVHLREKQKIRRIYGVLERQFRKYFAEAERRKGSTGENLLQILESRLDNVVYRMGYGSTRAEARQLVSHKAITVNGQVVNIASFQVKTGDVVAVREKARKQARIAEAVALAEQIGFPGWLTVDSKKLEGTFKNAPERSELSSDINEQLVVEFYSK